In Juglans regia cultivar Chandler chromosome 13, Walnut 2.0, whole genome shotgun sequence, the DNA window CGCTAAAACCGGCGCAATTGTGCAGGCAAAGTTCGTGCAATGGAGGACGAAGCAAGAGTTTGATTGCCGAATCGTTAAGGCGATCGCAGTCAATTTTCAGGCTCTTCAGGTAAGGGTTTGGAGGCTGCAACAAAGGCCGCAGCAAATCCACTGAAGGAGCAATATCCTGCAACAGCAACCCACCAGAAAGAAATTAACcgaaaattaaatgaaaagggaaaggtaagaaaaaaataataaagaaacttTGGGAATAACAAAATCCAAAAGTTACAAGTTTTATAATCCATCTTTCCGTTTCTCAGCATCGAGTAAAACTTTGGGGAGGGAATGTTTATTTAGACATGTTTATAGAGAAGCAAACATGGCTGCTCATTATCTTGCTAAATATGCGAGAAATGTTGATAGAATCAACATGTGATGGGATTGTATTTcggactttttttttatctcaaagcTTGTGGTTTGATTTATGTCTGTAATTCCTCTTTGGATTAATGAAGTTCatggtttattatatataaaaaaaatgttataagcCAAAATTCGTTTTCTCCATTTCCATGAAATTCTCGGCATCCAAACGGGGCAAAGGGTTTTCTAAGGAGGTATAACGAGAGAGGAAGTTACTCACGAGGAGGTGGAAGGTGGGGAGGAAGGAGAGGATCTGAGAGGCGCAGGTCCTGAAGGCGGTACACGTGGACGCGGCGCAGCAGATCGATCCGACGTCGAGTTTCGTCATGATGGTGGCGAGTAGTGCCGGTGGCAGGAGCTCCAGCCTCTTCTCTCGGGGCTCGTTGGTACCCATGGAATTCTCGGACAATTTGGCTGTAGGATCTCGCGGTCAATGTGTTCCCTATCGCCACTGCGTGGCATGTTAGTTCCGACTTCCGAGTGCCGACCTTGAGGAGTTTACCCACGCGACAGATTTTTATTGGCTACAATCTTAGggtgttttcttcttgtttaaCCGTATCAAATCTGTTGACGCCTGGAAACACAAAGTTCGGACGGGAAGAAAAGATCCATTCTCggattgagttgagatgggtgGGGCTTTGATCGGTATTGTTTGAAGCTCCTGACAATAATTTAGTGTACAGTGTGGTTGTACGGTGTCAGTATGTATATCTATGACggtgaatattatttaaatgtaacaaaaataagaagaaatgaacATACAAATTTACGTAGTTCGTCACTCAACTTACGTCCACCAGGGTTTGGAGATGAGAGATtctactataatatgcttgtttacagtctctcgtttcctctcatttctcattatATAATGGAAGCTGGAAATCTACTAGCTGGAGAAGATACTCTCTTTGGAACTCTCTGTCTTGAGGTTGAAGAAGTCGAAGCCAACCCAAAAGTTTCTAAAACTGTAGACACCCTGTCTCTTTTATCTAAATCTCTTCATGTGTGCACCTCGATAGTGGTGAGGGATGTCTGATTTGCGTATCTGACCCCCTTTCTCCTGACACCTCCATGTCTCCTGACACCCTCACCCCCTAGTCCATTCTTGtcctctttcattttctcatatttGTCTTTTAGTGATGACCCATTTGATGGATTGGGTGTTTAAAATCACTTTGAATCTGGTGTATTTTACCCCCTTACAAATATGAGAagtaaaaaaaaccaaaagtgttcatttggttttaaagaagtaatgttttgatattttactACTAAACTACCTTCAAAACCCTAAACTACAATCTGAACATGCACGGGAAAAAATCCCTCCAATCAAATCTCTTAGATTACCATGTCTCCTTTAAAGGTACGAgacattgttttaaaataagattaatggTATTAGATCAACATAAAGGAGGGGTTAATTTCATATTAAGCTACCAATACCATTAATCCTACTACAATACGTCTTCTAGGGATTTAATAGACTAGTTGAAAGACACTGTTTCAAGGAAAACTTTTATCCTTCTGAGACTCATTGGCTCGCTACGCTATGAAATCCGCTTCCTGTTCTCATGAATCTGCAGTTGAAAGGGGAGATGCAATATGtttaactatataatacatGCCCATGAGCCGTTCCTCTAGCTCTAGGCTGAACAATATGCGCTGTGTTGCAATAATAGTTGAGGTTTTATGGCACTTAGATAATAAACTCGTTCTAGAACAAGAGTTGAGCcaaaatggaaaagaagaagaaggaagctCAGGCCACCAGATATCAGCAATATATAATCACAACTGAGTTACTGATACAAATCGGGTAGTCCTCATCGATGCCGACATCAGCTCTGCTGAAACTCCATTAACTTGCATCACCAACACTAAAACCTCTGTCAGCAGCATAATCCACAAAGCTATAAAGAGGTACCACACTCTCACCATACTTCTCAAACCCATTCAATTCCCTCTTGGCCTTGGCCCTAAGCTCCTCTGCCACCTCCATTGCCTTATCAACTCCATACACTCCTACATAACTCTTCCCCTTCTTTGGCTCTTTAGTTTCCTCAAATTTCCTCGATTTCTCTTCCAAAACATCATCCACAACTTGATACAACATCCCAACAGCTCTCCCATAACTCCTCAATCTCTGTATTTCGTCATCTCCAGCACCGGCTAGTAACCCTCCACACACTGCAGAGCACTCACCCATTTCCCCAAACTTCTTTTCTTGCACGAATTCAACAGAATTGGAACTGCCCTCAAGGTCAAGGAACTGACCAGCAGCCATGCCGGTGGACCCTACAGCTTGGGCAATCTCTGTGATCACACGAAGAAGACGGGCCTCAGGCACGAGGTCAAAAGGTGTATGGGAGACAATGTGGCGAAAGCCGAGTGGAAAGAGAGCGTCCCCGGCCAGGATTGCCATATCAACTCCATACAGTGTGTGGTTTGAGGGCTGGCCTCGGCGTGAAGGGTCATCATCCATACAGGGAAGGTCGTCGTGGATCAGTGAAGCTGCATGAACCTGTTTAAGAACCAACGGAAATGACTCGATGAACCACAGCGCGAACGGGAGTAATAGTAAGATTCATTGTACAGGTTTTCAAACTAGAAAGAAACTGCCTTTCAGAAATTGTACAGGTTCTCAATTCCTTTTTTAGCCAAACCTTAAATTTTGGAAACCCAAAAGATTACTAGAAAGAAACTGAGTTTTAGATTTTTCGGATTCAATTACGGTAAATTTCCAACGTAACAGAAGACGTAACAGGCATTTAAGTACAGTTCtattgataagatttaatttataaaatttataaattaaaaatgctatataaatatttactaaGTATATTTAGGTATACTCACACAATTTTCCTATTCACATTTACAAATATCCTTCTTTGCTTCTCAATAGAGTCGATCGAGTACTCGtcagtaatgttaaatatagtaaAAAGTAACTaggaatttaaaaatgaaaggaaagggtGAGGGAAAAGCAGAACCATTTCGAGGGCGCATGCGGTGGGGAAGGCAGCAAGGCGGTTGCCACCGAAGAGCTCGCAAGCGGCGACGCACATGACGGGTGGGGCTCGCTTGGCCCCCTTTGATAGCACCGAGTACCGCATGGCCTCGTAGATCTTCTCCGGGTACTGCACCCGAATCGCCTCCTCCAGACTCTGGTTTATCTCGCCAATCAAGGTCGTCCAGTATCCCTTCAGATCGAACTGGGTGGAAACCAGAGACGAAGACGACGAGCAGTGAATCGGAGGTGCTTTGAGGTTTGTGGGTATTCTTCTTGGCAGGTAGAGATGAGGTCCGGACGACATTACCGGCGAGAAAGCCATTGCCTTTACTTCTTTTTCTTGGATACTATGTTTGACAACTCTTTCTCTGTAAGACTGTACCTTTAAACTTTATCTATTTATCAATCCCTCGAGTGTGACTCTTGTTCGAATTGGGATAGTGGAAACGTGTGAAGTCCGTCACTCGAAAGTTTCGGACTCTGAAGTGGAGGTTTTAGGTGAATGCTGTGATTGCAGCGACTGAGGAAGTTGGGTTGTGAATGTGATCTGTCCAATGAGAGCGGTGAAGGATAAAATGGACTTGGGAGTTGACTTGTTTATCACTTCTGATTTTTtccctatattttattaaatcattAGACgctctatttaaaaattaataaaaaaatttatttgaaagttgaagTGTAAATCAATCTTC includes these proteins:
- the LOC109015131 gene encoding heterodimeric geranylgeranyl pyrophosphate synthase small subunit, chloroplastic-like, whose amino-acid sequence is MAFSPVMSSGPHLYLPRRIPTNLKAPPIHCSSSSSLVSTQFDLKGYWTTLIGEINQSLEEAIRVQYPEKIYEAMRYSVLSKGAKRAPPVMCVAACELFGGNRLAAFPTACALEMVHAASLIHDDLPCMDDDPSRRGQPSNHTLYGVDMAILAGDALFPLGFRHIVSHTPFDLVPEARLLRVITEIAQAVGSTGMAAGQFLDLEGSSNSVEFVQEKKFGEMGECSAVCGGLLAGAGDDEIQRLRSYGRAVGMLYQVVDDVLEEKSRKFEETKEPKKGKSYVGVYGVDKAMEVAEELRAKAKRELNGFEKYGESVVPLYSFVDYAADRGFSVGDAS